One segment of Pandoraea pnomenusa DNA contains the following:
- the msrA gene encoding peptide-methionine (S)-S-oxide reductase MsrA translates to MTVQTNSPRDTRTEVATLAGGCFWCLEACYQQLDGVTSVVSGYEGGKVDNPTYEQVCEGETGHAEVVQLTYDPDVVSFEELLVVFFQIHDPTTLNRQGNDIGTQYRSAIFYHDEAQKTAAEHLIAELMAEMTYPHPIVTQVVPAQTFWPAEAYHQNYFRQHPDQGYCAYVVAPKLKKFREKFARRLKPAA, encoded by the coding sequence ATGACAGTGCAGACGAACTCCCCGCGTGATACCCGTACCGAAGTCGCCACGCTCGCCGGTGGCTGTTTCTGGTGCCTCGAGGCCTGCTACCAGCAGCTCGACGGCGTGACGTCCGTGGTTTCGGGCTACGAGGGCGGCAAGGTCGACAATCCGACCTACGAGCAGGTTTGCGAAGGCGAAACCGGCCATGCCGAAGTGGTGCAGCTCACCTACGATCCCGACGTCGTCAGCTTCGAGGAACTGCTCGTCGTGTTCTTCCAGATTCACGATCCGACGACCCTCAATCGCCAGGGCAACGACATCGGCACGCAGTATCGGTCCGCCATCTTCTATCACGACGAGGCCCAGAAAACGGCAGCCGAACACCTCATCGCCGAGCTGATGGCGGAAATGACGTATCCGCACCCCATCGTCACGCAGGTCGTGCCGGCGCAGACGTTCTGGCCTGCGGAGGCCTACCACCAGAACTACTTCCGCCAGCATCCCGACCAGGGCTACTGCGCCTATGTGGTCGCGCCGAAGCTCAAGAAATTCCGCGAGAAATTCGCTCGCCGTCTCAAGCCGGCGGCCTGA
- a CDS encoding MFS transporter, giving the protein MIGIALVNMLVALDQTVVSTALPSIVAELKGFEYYAWIASIYLLASVVTVPVFGRLGDYFGRRRFVIASVLTFTFASLLCGLAPNMPFLVFARGLQGVGGGMMVGTAFASVPDLFPDARSRVRWQVVITTAYGIGTAAGPSLGGLLSEHFGWRSTFFVNLPVGLAALYFVWRYLPKFPPAHQGDVRVDWRGALWIGVVLGGFQVFIENVPAHGASLGNGLLIAAVVAGFWMLLRTERRATHPIVPLDMFRHPQLVVLFTLSVLIGFVMYSLIFFAPLLLQGGFGLSPQAAGLIATPIAACIALGSFINTPIVVRLSRPTNMLILGFCLLAVASAGVGLAHRDTSHGLLALAMACAGIGIGFILNNMNVFGQEIAGRERFGITTALLQSTRMVGGMLGTTIVGTLVNHWYANGVAGAVSAYDGTPAAHAVARALDPRILIDPALRGDLLMDLRAMGIDGLPLVETARQTLVNAVHAGVLLTGIAAVVAALLVRRIRQIQFPKRRERPAMASPE; this is encoded by the coding sequence ATGATCGGCATCGCGCTCGTCAACATGCTCGTCGCTCTCGACCAGACCGTCGTCAGCACCGCGCTGCCGTCCATCGTCGCCGAGCTCAAGGGGTTCGAGTACTACGCCTGGATCGCGAGCATCTATCTGCTCGCTTCCGTGGTCACGGTGCCCGTGTTCGGCCGCCTCGGCGACTATTTCGGCCGGCGCCGCTTCGTGATCGCGTCCGTGCTCACGTTCACCTTCGCTTCGCTGCTGTGCGGACTGGCACCGAACATGCCGTTCCTCGTTTTCGCGCGGGGCCTGCAAGGCGTGGGCGGCGGCATGATGGTGGGGACCGCCTTCGCGTCGGTGCCCGACCTCTTTCCCGACGCCCGCTCCCGCGTGCGATGGCAGGTCGTGATCACCACCGCCTACGGTATCGGCACGGCGGCGGGACCGTCATTGGGCGGCCTGCTCTCGGAGCATTTCGGCTGGCGCTCGACGTTTTTCGTGAACCTCCCGGTCGGTCTGGCGGCGCTCTACTTCGTGTGGCGCTACCTGCCGAAATTCCCGCCGGCACATCAGGGGGACGTGCGCGTCGACTGGCGTGGCGCCCTGTGGATCGGCGTCGTGCTGGGCGGCTTCCAGGTGTTCATCGAAAACGTGCCCGCGCATGGGGCGTCGCTCGGCAACGGGTTGCTGATCGCGGCGGTCGTGGCTGGCTTCTGGATGCTGCTGCGTACCGAGCGTCGCGCCACGCACCCGATCGTTCCGCTGGACATGTTCCGGCATCCGCAGCTCGTGGTGCTCTTCACGCTCTCTGTGCTGATTGGCTTCGTCATGTACTCGCTGATCTTCTTCGCGCCGTTGCTGTTGCAGGGGGGCTTCGGCCTGAGCCCGCAGGCGGCCGGGCTGATCGCCACGCCGATCGCCGCCTGCATCGCACTGGGCAGCTTCATCAATACGCCGATCGTGGTGCGTCTGTCGCGGCCCACGAACATGCTGATTCTCGGTTTTTGCCTGCTGGCGGTGGCCTCGGCGGGCGTGGGGCTGGCACACCGGGATACGTCGCACGGCCTGCTGGCGCTGGCCATGGCGTGCGCGGGCATCGGCATTGGCTTCATTCTCAACAACATGAACGTGTTCGGTCAGGAGATTGCCGGGCGCGAGCGCTTCGGCATTACCACCGCGCTGTTGCAGTCGACCCGCATGGTGGGCGGCATGCTCGGCACAACGATCGTCGGCACGCTGGTCAATCACTGGTATGCCAATGGCGTTGCGGGCGCCGTCTCTGCCTACGACGGCACGCCTGCCGCGCACGCCGTCGCGCGGGCGCTGGACCCGCGCATCCTGATCGATCCCGCGCTGCGCGGGGATTTGCTGATGGATCTGCGGGCCATGGGCATCGACGGTCTGCCGCTGGTCGAAACCGCCCGGCAAACGCTCGTGAACGCCGTTCACGCCGGCGTGCTGCTCACCGGCATTGCCGCCGTCGTGGCGGCGCTGCTCGTGCGCCGGATCCGGCAGATCCAGTTCCCGAAGCGGCGCGAGCGCCCGGCCATGGCGTCGCCGGAATAG
- the fabV gene encoding enoyl-ACP reductase FabV, which translates to MIIKPRVRGFICVTTHPVGCEANVKQQIEYVKAQGPIAGGPKKVLVIGASTGYGLAARITAAFGSDAATLGVFFERAGSETKPGTPGWYNTAAFDKFATEKGLYAKSINGDAFSREIKAKTIETIKQDLGQVDLVVYSLAAPRRTHPETGQVFNSVLKPVGQSVTLRGIDTDKEVVKESVFEPATQEEIENTVAVMGGEDWQMWIDALSEAGVLAPGAKTTAFTYLGEKITHDIYWNGSIGAAKKDLDEKVLNIRAKLAANGGDARVAVLKALVTQASSAIPMMPLYLSLLFKVMKANGTHEGCIEQIYGLYKDSLYGATPHLDEEGRVRTDQKELSPQVQGEVSALWGKVTDENLYELTDFAGYKHEFLRLFGFEVDGVDYDADVNPDVPIPHLVA; encoded by the coding sequence ATGATCATCAAGCCACGCGTGCGCGGCTTCATCTGCGTCACCACCCATCCCGTCGGCTGCGAGGCCAACGTCAAGCAACAGATCGAGTACGTGAAGGCCCAGGGCCCGATCGCCGGTGGCCCGAAGAAGGTGCTCGTGATCGGCGCATCGACCGGTTACGGCCTCGCCGCGCGCATTACAGCCGCCTTCGGTAGCGATGCCGCCACCCTCGGCGTGTTCTTCGAGCGCGCGGGCAGCGAAACGAAGCCGGGCACGCCGGGCTGGTACAACACCGCCGCCTTCGACAAGTTCGCCACCGAGAAGGGCCTGTACGCCAAGAGCATCAACGGCGATGCGTTCTCCAGGGAAATCAAGGCCAAGACCATCGAGACCATCAAGCAGGACCTCGGTCAGGTCGATCTCGTCGTCTACAGCCTGGCCGCACCGCGCCGGACCCACCCGGAAACCGGACAGGTGTTCAACTCGGTGCTCAAGCCGGTGGGCCAGTCGGTCACGCTGCGCGGCATCGACACTGACAAGGAAGTCGTGAAGGAGTCGGTGTTCGAGCCTGCCACGCAGGAGGAAATCGAGAACACGGTGGCCGTGATGGGGGGCGAAGACTGGCAAATGTGGATCGACGCGCTCTCCGAAGCGGGCGTGCTCGCCCCTGGCGCCAAGACCACGGCCTTCACGTATCTCGGCGAGAAGATCACGCACGACATCTACTGGAACGGCTCGATCGGTGCCGCCAAGAAGGACCTGGACGAAAAGGTGCTGAACATTCGCGCCAAGCTTGCCGCGAATGGCGGCGATGCCCGCGTGGCCGTACTCAAGGCGCTCGTGACGCAAGCCAGCTCGGCGATCCCGATGATGCCGCTGTACCTCTCGCTGCTGTTCAAGGTGATGAAGGCCAACGGCACGCACGAAGGTTGCATCGAGCAGATCTACGGTCTGTACAAGGACAGCCTGTACGGCGCCACGCCGCATCTCGATGAAGAGGGGCGCGTGCGTACCGACCAGAAGGAATTGTCGCCGCAGGTGCAGGGCGAAGTCTCGGCGCTTTGGGGCAAGGTCACGGACGAGAACCTGTACGAACTGACCGATTTCGCCGGCTATAAGCACGAGTTCCTGCGCCTGTTCGGCTTCGAGGTCGATGGCGTGGACTACGATGCCGACGTGAACCCCGACGTGCCGATCCCGCATCTCGTGGCGTAA
- a CDS encoding DUF72 domain-containing protein, with product MSQFDLFGAPPDDPAPDRRAGQIDGSAPSATCSTSPTQAADGTARRTPAARRGDVGAAEVTSAMRSLGAQLPANIRLGTSSWSFPGWRGIVWDDDYSDTKLSRQGLSAYARHPVLRCVGIDRSFYKPMSIVEYQKYAQQVPDDFRFLVKAPSVVTDALVRGEKGEGLRANPCFLDARIATEQFVAPCLAGLGPKAGVLVFQVSPLPNELLRDVPGLIQRIEAFFAALPPLPSGPIAAAHGNPLPGPCYALEIRDGALLTPRLMRALGQMGVRYCIGLHARMPHVERQAAALAMLDEAGAGPLVVRWNLNSAHRYEQAKAKYAPFDRIVDPDPLTRDVLASLATHYALAGHPVYVIVNNKAEGSSPLSCGALAERIVELTRGG from the coding sequence ATGAGCCAGTTCGATCTGTTTGGCGCCCCGCCTGACGATCCCGCGCCAGACAGGCGTGCCGGGCAGATCGATGGCTCCGCCCCTTCCGCCACTTGCTCCACCTCCCCGACGCAGGCCGCCGACGGCACCGCGCGACGCACGCCCGCTGCGCGCCGCGGCGACGTCGGCGCGGCCGAGGTCACGTCCGCCATGCGCTCGCTGGGCGCGCAGTTGCCCGCCAATATCCGCCTGGGCACTTCGTCATGGTCGTTTCCCGGGTGGCGGGGCATCGTGTGGGACGACGATTACAGTGACACCAAGCTCTCCCGGCAGGGGTTGAGCGCCTATGCGCGTCATCCCGTGCTGCGTTGCGTGGGAATCGACCGGTCGTTCTATAAGCCGATGTCGATCGTCGAATACCAGAAGTATGCGCAGCAGGTGCCGGACGACTTCCGCTTTCTCGTCAAGGCGCCGAGCGTGGTCACCGACGCACTCGTGCGCGGCGAGAAGGGCGAAGGGCTGCGCGCCAACCCCTGCTTTCTCGACGCGCGCATCGCGACCGAGCAGTTCGTGGCGCCGTGTCTGGCCGGCCTGGGACCCAAAGCCGGCGTGCTGGTCTTTCAAGTGTCGCCGCTTCCGAACGAGCTGCTGCGCGACGTGCCGGGTCTGATCCAGCGCATCGAGGCGTTTTTCGCCGCGTTGCCGCCGCTGCCGTCCGGGCCGATCGCGGCGGCGCACGGCAATCCGCTCCCGGGGCCGTGCTACGCGCTGGAGATTCGCGACGGCGCATTGCTCACTCCACGTCTCATGCGGGCGCTCGGGCAGATGGGCGTGCGCTATTGCATCGGACTGCACGCGCGCATGCCGCATGTCGAGCGGCAGGCCGCGGCGTTGGCGATGCTCGACGAAGCCGGCGCCGGACCGCTGGTCGTGCGATGGAATCTGAACAGCGCACACCGCTACGAGCAGGCCAAGGCCAAGTACGCCCCGTTCGACAGGATCGTCGATCCCGACCCACTCACGCGCGACGTGCTCGCCTCGCTGGCCACGCATTACGCGCTCGCCGGGCATCCCGTCTATGTGATCGTCAACAACAAGGCCGAGGGGTCGTCGCCGCTGTCGTGCGGCGCGCTGGCCGAGCGCATCGTCGAGTTGACCCGCGGCGGCTGA
- a CDS encoding SAM-dependent methyltransferase produces the protein MLWEKKLENWVSGVKTSSNLPIRLALWNGQHYDFGAFDNPSVTLRINGPAAMTRLLSPSLDNLGEAYVKGEIDVEGKLADVIDMSYALAGSSLTAIGPLERAVRHFNHSKKSDKRSIEFHYDVSNEFYQLWLDKNMVYSCAYFEHGDEDLDTAQEKKIDHILTKIQLQPGQTLLDIGCGWGALVIRAAQKFGAKCLGVTLSQNQFDLATERVKKLGLENQIEIRIQDYRDVEGQFDRITSVGMFEHVGRKNLKDYFGKMASLLKDDGVAMNHGITSTDPDSGETAMGGGEFIDKYVFPNGELPHISLALEAMQRGGLEASDVESLRRHYARTLTRWSERFEAHAPRLRELAGEERFRVWRVYLAGCAYAFEHDHVSIYQVVCRKAGQSATRLPWSRRYMYENR, from the coding sequence ATGTTGTGGGAGAAAAAACTCGAAAACTGGGTCAGCGGCGTCAAGACATCCTCGAATCTGCCGATCCGCCTCGCGCTCTGGAATGGCCAGCATTATGATTTCGGCGCCTTCGACAACCCGAGCGTCACGCTGCGCATCAACGGCCCGGCAGCCATGACGCGTTTGCTGAGCCCCAGCCTCGACAATCTCGGAGAAGCGTATGTGAAGGGCGAGATCGACGTGGAGGGCAAGCTGGCCGACGTCATCGACATGAGTTACGCCCTGGCCGGCAGCAGCCTCACGGCGATCGGTCCGCTCGAGCGCGCCGTTCGTCATTTCAATCACAGCAAGAAGTCCGACAAACGCTCGATCGAGTTTCACTACGACGTGTCGAACGAGTTCTATCAGCTGTGGCTGGACAAGAACATGGTGTATTCGTGTGCCTACTTCGAGCATGGCGACGAAGACCTCGACACCGCGCAGGAAAAGAAGATCGATCACATCCTCACCAAGATCCAGTTGCAGCCGGGGCAGACACTGCTCGACATCGGCTGTGGGTGGGGTGCGCTGGTGATTCGCGCGGCGCAGAAGTTCGGTGCGAAGTGCCTAGGTGTGACGCTTTCGCAGAATCAGTTCGATCTGGCCACCGAGCGCGTGAAGAAGCTCGGTCTCGAGAATCAGATCGAGATCCGCATTCAGGACTATCGCGACGTGGAAGGTCAGTTCGACCGCATCACGAGCGTGGGCATGTTCGAGCACGTTGGGCGCAAGAACCTGAAGGACTACTTCGGGAAAATGGCATCGCTGCTCAAGGACGACGGCGTGGCCATGAACCACGGCATCACCTCGACCGACCCGGACAGTGGCGAGACGGCCATGGGCGGCGGCGAATTCATCGACAAGTACGTTTTCCCGAACGGCGAATTGCCTCACATCAGCCTTGCGCTCGAAGCGATGCAGCGCGGCGGGCTCGAGGCGAGCGACGTCGAGAGCCTGCGTCGTCATTACGCGCGCACGCTCACACGCTGGTCCGAGCGCTTCGAGGCCCATGCGCCGCGCCTGCGCGAGCTCGCCGGCGAGGAGCGCTTCCGCGTGTGGCGCGTCTATCTGGCAGGTTGCGCGTACGCATTCGAACACGACCACGTGTCGATCTACCAGGTCGTGTGCCGCAAGGCGGGGCAATCGGCCACGCGTCTGCCCTGGTCGCGCCGGTACATGTACGAGAATCGATGA
- the pdxH gene encoding pyridoxamine 5'-phosphate oxidase, with the protein MTQTLSLADLRKNYALGSLSETDVAPSPFDQFRRWFEQALAAQLAEPNAMTLATVTPDGKPDARIVLIKGADEQGFTFFTNYESRKGQELAATPYGCLLFHWIELERQVRIEGRVDKVSEAESDAYYHSRPVGSRLGAWASVQSAEVADRSIIEQREADFRRQFGDAPPRPPHWGGYRLVPESIEFWQGRESRLHDRIKYFRLADGTWRVARLSP; encoded by the coding sequence GTGACCCAGACGCTTTCTCTCGCGGACCTGCGCAAAAACTATGCCCTCGGCTCCCTTTCGGAGACCGACGTGGCGCCCAGCCCGTTCGATCAGTTTCGACGCTGGTTCGAGCAGGCGCTCGCGGCCCAGCTGGCCGAACCGAACGCCATGACACTCGCCACCGTGACGCCCGACGGCAAGCCCGACGCCCGCATCGTGCTCATCAAGGGTGCCGATGAGCAAGGTTTCACCTTCTTCACCAATTACGAGTCGCGTAAGGGTCAGGAACTGGCGGCCACGCCATACGGTTGTCTGCTGTTTCACTGGATCGAACTCGAGCGCCAGGTGCGCATCGAGGGCCGCGTCGACAAGGTGAGCGAAGCGGAAAGCGACGCCTATTACCACTCGCGCCCCGTGGGCTCGCGGTTGGGCGCCTGGGCCTCGGTGCAGAGCGCCGAAGTGGCCGATCGCAGCATCATCGAGCAGCGCGAAGCGGATTTCCGGCGCCAGTTCGGCGACGCCCCGCCGCGCCCGCCGCACTGGGGCGGCTACCGGCTCGTGCCGGAGAGCATCGAATTCTGGCAAGGCCGCGAATCGCGCCTGCACGATCGAATCAAGTATTTCCGGCTTGCCGATGGAACGTGGCGCGTAGCGCGCCTGTCCCCGTAA
- a CDS encoding AsmA family protein — translation MMRWVTSLKWLAITIVATVLAFAAFITWFDWNYARPFINREVSTATGRPFEIRGDLSLHWLAPNAQAPGLGRWLPRPRLIANDIVLGNVAWSQAPYMITLGRLTFSLEWLPLLDKHVVLPEVALSAPKVLIEEQADGRNNWTFAKGNGEPSPWKLRIGRLILEDGVVRANIVPQQLDVSANIATIDGQAPYGIGVTLKGTFRKVAVTGKARGGDVLSLEDTGEPYPLDASVRIGRTQIAAKGTFTNPATLSALDMHLRLAGPTMADLYPITGVLLPETPAYETNGHLLHTAGVWRYERFQGKVGQSDLSGTLVFRQRQPRNLLQGAVVSNQLRLVDLGPVVGGKNPSGGSDLSAKTKAPPSDKVLPVDPFKTDRWRTIDADVQFTGRKIIKDKSLPIDNLVTHLVLDDGVLSLKPLEFGVAGGRITSNLVLDGQTEPMKVDSQVSLRHLKMKQLLPDVDLMKTSVGEVNGDAALTATGNSIAALAGSSDGEIKTLIDRGSVSKLMLEYLGLNVGNIVLTKLFGDKQIEMRCAAADFAVKDGVMDARTFVIDTDDTSIGVTGQVDLKREHFNLTIRPEPKHFGLLTLRSPLYVRGTFKHPDVGVNVPTLVARAGGAIALGVIAPYTALIPLLELGPGKDSPCGELLAHLQRPPSRNPARVKPVPDANGTARAPGRTSGKPAPSAPAFGANREAP, via the coding sequence ATGATGCGATGGGTAACGTCCTTGAAATGGCTGGCGATCACGATAGTCGCCACCGTGCTGGCATTCGCGGCGTTCATCACGTGGTTTGACTGGAACTACGCCCGGCCCTTCATCAACCGGGAAGTGAGCACCGCGACCGGACGCCCGTTTGAAATCCGGGGCGACCTCTCGCTGCACTGGCTGGCGCCGAACGCGCAGGCCCCGGGACTGGGGCGCTGGCTGCCGCGGCCTCGCCTGATCGCGAATGATATCGTGTTAGGCAATGTTGCGTGGAGCCAGGCGCCGTACATGATCACGCTCGGCCGGCTCACTTTCTCGCTCGAATGGCTGCCACTGCTCGACAAGCACGTGGTGCTGCCGGAAGTCGCGCTCTCCGCGCCGAAAGTACTCATCGAGGAGCAGGCCGACGGGCGCAACAACTGGACATTCGCCAAGGGCAACGGCGAGCCTTCGCCATGGAAGCTGCGCATTGGCCGGCTGATTCTGGAAGACGGTGTGGTGCGCGCCAACATCGTGCCGCAACAACTGGACGTGAGCGCCAACATCGCCACCATCGACGGCCAGGCACCTTACGGCATCGGCGTCACGCTCAAGGGCACGTTCCGCAAGGTCGCCGTGACGGGCAAGGCGCGTGGCGGCGACGTGCTCTCGCTCGAAGACACCGGCGAACCCTATCCGCTCGACGCGAGCGTGCGCATCGGCCGCACGCAAATCGCGGCAAAGGGCACGTTTACCAACCCGGCTACCCTCTCCGCCCTGGACATGCATCTGCGCCTTGCCGGCCCGACCATGGCCGACCTGTATCCGATTACCGGAGTGCTGCTGCCGGAGACCCCGGCCTACGAGACGAACGGCCATCTGTTGCACACGGCGGGTGTATGGCGCTACGAGCGCTTCCAGGGCAAGGTCGGCCAGAGCGACCTGTCGGGCACGCTGGTCTTCCGTCAGCGTCAGCCGCGCAACCTGCTGCAGGGCGCAGTGGTGTCGAATCAATTGCGACTGGTCGACCTCGGCCCGGTCGTGGGCGGCAAGAACCCGTCGGGCGGCAGCGACCTGAGCGCAAAGACGAAAGCGCCGCCGTCCGACAAGGTGCTGCCGGTCGACCCGTTCAAGACCGATCGCTGGCGCACCATCGACGCCGACGTACAGTTCACCGGCCGCAAGATCATCAAGGACAAGAGCCTGCCGATCGACAACCTCGTCACCCACCTGGTGCTCGACGACGGCGTGCTCTCGCTCAAGCCGCTGGAGTTCGGTGTCGCGGGCGGGCGCATCACGTCCAACCTCGTGCTCGATGGCCAGACCGAACCGATGAAGGTCGATTCGCAGGTGTCGCTACGCCATCTGAAGATGAAGCAGTTGCTTCCCGACGTCGACCTGATGAAAACGAGCGTCGGGGAAGTCAACGGCGACGCGGCGCTCACCGCGACGGGCAACTCGATCGCGGCGCTGGCCGGGTCGTCGGACGGCGAGATCAAGACGCTGATCGACCGCGGCTCGGTCAGCAAGCTGATGCTCGAATACCTGGGACTGAACGTCGGCAACATCGTGCTCACCAAGCTCTTCGGCGACAAGCAGATCGAGATGCGTTGCGCCGCGGCCGACTTCGCCGTGAAGGACGGTGTGATGGACGCGCGAACGTTCGTGATCGACACCGACGACACGAGCATCGGCGTGACGGGCCAGGTCGATCTCAAGCGCGAGCACTTCAATCTGACGATCCGTCCGGAACCCAAACACTTCGGCTTGCTGACCTTGCGCTCACCCCTCTACGTGCGCGGTACCTTCAAGCACCCCGACGTGGGCGTGAACGTGCCAACGCTGGTGGCACGCGCCGGCGGCGCCATCGCCCTGGGAGTGATCGCCCCGTACACCGCGCTCATCCCGCTGCTCGAGCTCGGCCCCGGCAAGGACAGTCCTTGCGGCGAACTGCTCGCGCACCTGCAGCGCCCGCCGAGCCGCAATCCGGCCAGGGTCAAGCCGGTGCCCGACGCCAACGGCACCGCCCGGGCGCCGGGCAGGACGTCCGGCAAGCCCGCGCCGTCCGCCCCCGCCTTCGGCGCGAATCGAGAGGCTCCATGA
- the tcdA gene encoding tRNA cyclic N6-threonylcarbamoyladenosine(37) synthase TcdA → MNSTPSIVVAPVPATPSEVDFDANRRFGGIARLYGDDGLERLREAHVAVIGIGGVGSWVAEALARSAVGRLTLIDLDNVAESNTNRQVHALDGNFGKPKVAAMAERVMAINPACQLTLVEDFVELENLDAMLGVGFDWVVDAIDSVRVKTALIAWCVAHAQRLITIGGAGGQIDPTRIRIDDLTRTIQDPLLAKVRAQLRKQHGFVRGPKAKFNVPAVYSDEPLRYPEAVCTPGETPDDAAGPQGLNCAGFGSSMCVTATFGMAAAAHVLKGVTRVRA, encoded by the coding sequence ATGAACAGTACCCCGTCGATCGTTGTTGCTCCGGTGCCCGCCACGCCATCGGAGGTGGATTTTGACGCGAATCGCCGCTTCGGCGGGATTGCGCGCTTGTACGGTGACGACGGTCTCGAGCGTTTGCGCGAAGCGCACGTGGCCGTCATCGGCATCGGCGGCGTCGGCTCGTGGGTGGCGGAGGCGTTGGCGCGAAGCGCCGTGGGCCGGCTCACCCTCATCGATCTCGACAACGTCGCCGAAAGCAATACCAATCGTCAGGTGCACGCACTCGATGGCAACTTCGGCAAACCGAAAGTCGCCGCGATGGCCGAGCGGGTCATGGCCATCAATCCTGCCTGCCAGCTTACGCTTGTCGAAGACTTCGTGGAGCTCGAGAATCTCGACGCCATGTTGGGCGTTGGATTCGACTGGGTGGTCGATGCCATTGACAGCGTTCGCGTGAAGACTGCGCTGATCGCATGGTGCGTGGCGCATGCGCAGCGCCTGATCACCATCGGCGGGGCTGGCGGTCAGATAGATCCGACACGCATCCGCATCGACGATCTCACTCGCACGATCCAGGATCCATTGCTGGCAAAAGTGCGTGCGCAATTGCGCAAGCAACATGGGTTTGTCCGTGGCCCGAAAGCCAAGTTCAATGTGCCCGCCGTGTACTCCGATGAACCGCTTCGCTATCCCGAGGCCGTGTGCACGCCGGGCGAAACGCCCGACGACGCCGCGGGTCCGCAGGGACTGAATTGCGCGGGTTTCGGCTCGAGCATGTGTGTGACAGCGACATTCGGCATGGCCGCCGCCGCGCACGTTCTCAAGGGCGTTACCCGGGTGCGCGCCTGA